From one Melioribacteraceae bacterium genomic stretch:
- a CDS encoding PAS domain-containing sensor histidine kinase: protein MTNQNNNSEKTINLNSFLEFCNHLNEIIIITDNKDLIVFTNEAFKKHFGFSEQQIKDKNIDNLFLNKQKDISDGKISTATMVDKNGVEFKCELKSVTHTSNENLEYKFFFVNDLREKIEQKRELKEYEDRFQTLFLEIKDAIYESTPDGTLVDMNPSGVELFGYSSKEEMLKANIAEELYLNPYDRTKFKNQLEREGYVKDYEIGVRRKDGTIATVLETAFTVKDAEGKIKSYRGILRDITAAKNYEAKLRKYINELGQVNKQLIKSEEELKNLNAAKDKFFSILAHDLRSPFTSLIGYSEFLIDDIEELSKEEIKSFAGNINESAQVVFNLLENLLQWSRVQTGRIKIDPEIYDISQLADSTINLLKNNALKKSIKVINNIPQRTLVYSDVQTISSVMQNLLSNAIKFTPKEGKIELGCITAHEKIDLFVADTGVGIKEEDKAKLFRMDQHLTTAGTEKEEGSGLGLILCKELVEKNKGSIWVESELGKGSTFYFRLPTQG, encoded by the coding sequence ATGACAAATCAAAATAATAATTCCGAAAAAACAATTAACCTAAATTCATTCTTAGAATTTTGCAATCATCTTAATGAAATAATAATTATCACGGATAACAAAGATTTAATAGTCTTTACAAATGAAGCATTTAAAAAACATTTCGGATTTTCCGAACAACAAATTAAGGATAAAAACATTGATAATCTTTTCCTTAATAAGCAGAAAGATATTTCGGACGGTAAAATATCCACAGCTACTATGGTTGATAAGAACGGTGTGGAGTTTAAATGTGAACTAAAATCAGTGACTCATACCTCTAATGAAAACCTAGAGTATAAGTTTTTTTTCGTAAATGACTTGCGTGAAAAAATAGAACAAAAACGTGAGCTAAAAGAATATGAAGATAGATTTCAAACCTTGTTTTTAGAGATTAAAGATGCAATTTATGAAAGCACTCCCGATGGAACATTGGTCGATATGAATCCTTCCGGTGTTGAACTTTTTGGCTATAGTTCAAAAGAAGAAATGCTTAAAGCTAATATTGCCGAAGAATTGTATCTAAATCCATATGATAGAACTAAGTTCAAAAATCAACTTGAACGAGAAGGATATGTAAAAGATTATGAAATAGGTGTTCGTCGAAAGGATGGAACAATTGCGACAGTTTTAGAAACAGCATTCACAGTTAAAGATGCCGAAGGCAAAATTAAATCCTACCGTGGTATTTTGCGTGATATAACTGCCGCAAAAAATTATGAGGCAAAACTTCGCAAATATATAAATGAGCTTGGCCAAGTAAATAAACAGCTTATTAAATCTGAAGAGGAATTAAAGAATCTTAATGCCGCAAAGGATAAATTCTTTTCAATCCTTGCACATGATTTGAGAAGTCCCTTCACTTCGCTGATAGGTTATTCGGAATTTTTAATTGATGATATAGAAGAACTTTCTAAAGAAGAGATTAAATCATTTGCGGGAAACATTAATGAATCGGCACAAGTAGTTTTTAATCTGCTCGAAAACTTATTACAATGGTCTCGTGTACAAACAGGAAGGATTAAGATAGATCCGGAAATATATGATATTTCACAATTAGCTGATTCTACTATAAACTTACTAAAGAATAATGCGCTCAAAAAAAGTATTAAAGTCATCAATAATATCCCTCAAAGAACTTTGGTTTACTCGGATGTTCAAACTATCAGTTCGGTAATGCAGAACTTACTTTCCAACGCAATTAAATTTACTCCTAAAGAAGGCAAAATTGAGCTCGGCTGTATCACTGCTCATGAAAAAATTGATCTCTTTGTGGCAGATACAGGTGTTGGCATAAAAGAGGAAGATAAAGCAAAACTTTTTAGGATGGATCAACATCTAACAACTGCCGGGACTGAAAAGGAAGAAGGCTCAGGTTTGGGTTTAATTCTTTGTAAAGAATTAGTCGAGAAAAATAAAGGATCAATCTGGGTCGAATCCGAACTTGGAAAAGGAAGTACATTCTACTTTAGACTTCCCACACAAGGTTAA
- a CDS encoding sulfite exporter TauE/SafE family protein, translating to MLNDFESVGILFAAGVISGIINVMAGGGSTLTLPALIFLGLDGTVANGTNRIAVLVQSIVAIYTFRSEKYSRFQLSLKMGLFTLPGAILGAIVASRIEGVLFEKILGVVMIGVVATLLIPKKKVLSIENIQNVPVLVYLAMFGIGFYGGFIQVGVGFLLMAALSYLLKESLVLVNVHKVFITFLFTIPAIVIFILTDNIVWFYAISLAAGNGLGAWWSAKISVKKGEKIIKPILIVSIIIMALKLMEVF from the coding sequence ATGTTGAATGATTTTGAAAGTGTCGGAATTTTATTTGCAGCCGGAGTTATTTCGGGAATTATTAATGTAATGGCAGGCGGTGGCTCCACTTTAACTCTACCTGCTTTAATATTTTTGGGATTAGACGGAACAGTCGCAAACGGAACTAATAGAATTGCGGTGCTTGTACAAAGCATAGTTGCTATTTATACATTCCGCTCTGAGAAATATTCACGTTTTCAACTAAGTTTAAAAATGGGTCTGTTCACATTACCAGGAGCAATTTTAGGTGCGATTGTTGCAAGCAGAATCGAAGGAGTGTTGTTTGAAAAAATTCTTGGTGTGGTAATGATAGGTGTCGTTGCAACACTTCTCATTCCAAAGAAGAAGGTGTTGAGCATTGAAAATATTCAGAATGTTCCTGTACTTGTTTATCTAGCAATGTTTGGAATTGGTTTTTACGGGGGGTTCATTCAAGTAGGAGTTGGATTTTTACTTATGGCTGCTCTGAGTTATCTGTTAAAAGAGAGTTTGGTTCTAGTTAATGTTCATAAAGTATTTATAACATTCTTGTTTACTATTCCCGCAATTGTAATATTTATCTTAACTGATAATATAGTTTGGTTTTATGCAATTAGTTTGGCTGCTGGAAACGGATTGGGTGCTTGGTGGTCTGCTAAAATTTCCGTTAAAAAAGGCGAGAAAATCATTAAACCGATACTTATCGTTTCAATTATTATTATGGCGTTAAAATTAATGGAAGTCTTTTAA
- a CDS encoding L-threonylcarbamoyladenylate synthase — MKPVQPTSANIKKAADIIRSGGTVAFPTETVYGLGADGLNPVAVAKIFDIKNRPTFNPLILHIGSIDQLHSVCRTNNDWVNKLIEKFWPGPLTLVLPKKEIVPEIVTADNPTVAVRMPDNKIALELIKHSQRPIAAPSANLFNRLSPTTAEHVYTQIGNKVDMIIDGGATEVGVESTIVEIENENVYLLRPGGITKEEIEKLLDRKVIVKQKSADPNSPGQLPFHYSPRTPLYFLNKVDLKQLKGNKVGAIFLFEQNVEFNFSEVNILSEDNNLREAAANLFSALHHLDEQNLDLILVEPIPEEGLGLAMMDRLNKAAANFS; from the coding sequence ATGAAACCAGTACAACCAACATCTGCTAATATAAAAAAAGCCGCCGATATAATTCGTTCAGGCGGAACAGTTGCATTTCCGACCGAGACCGTATATGGACTTGGTGCCGATGGGTTAAATCCGGTTGCAGTTGCTAAAATATTCGATATCAAAAATCGTCCTACATTCAATCCGCTTATTCTTCATATCGGGAGTATAGACCAACTTCATTCAGTTTGCAGAACTAATAATGATTGGGTAAACAAATTAATTGAAAAATTTTGGCCGGGTCCTCTTACATTAGTTCTGCCTAAAAAAGAAATTGTACCCGAGATAGTTACCGCTGATAATCCGACGGTTGCTGTAAGAATGCCGGATAATAAAATTGCTTTGGAGTTAATTAAGCATTCTCAAAGACCGATTGCCGCACCAAGTGCAAACTTATTTAATAGACTTAGTCCAACAACAGCCGAACATGTTTACACTCAGATCGGGAATAAAGTAGATATGATAATTGATGGGGGTGCTACAGAAGTCGGAGTTGAATCCACAATTGTGGAAATAGAAAACGAAAATGTTTACTTATTGCGACCGGGTGGAATTACTAAAGAGGAAATTGAAAAGTTGCTTGATCGTAAAGTTATAGTAAAACAAAAATCAGCAGACCCAAATTCACCGGGTCAATTACCTTTTCATTATTCTCCGAGAACCCCTTTATATTTCTTAAACAAGGTTGATTTAAAACAATTGAAGGGGAATAAAGTGGGAGCCATATTTTTATTTGAGCAGAATGTCGAATTCAATTTTAGTGAAGTAAATATTTTGTCAGAAGATAACAATTTACGCGAAGCCGCTGCAAATTTATTTTCCGCTCTTCACCATTTAGATGAACAAAACTTAGATTTAATATTAGTTGAGCCAATTCCCGAAGAAGGACTAGGTTTAGCAATGATGGATAGATTGAATAAGGCAGCAGCAAATTTTTCTTAA
- the hisN gene encoding histidinol-phosphatase: MKELNELKKFSKVLADESGKIIRNYFRNDIAIETKSDESPVTIADKKAEECLRKMIEKEFPEHGIIGEEFGITNENSEYKWILDPIDGTKSFITGTVTFGTLIGLTKNDYPILGVINQPILNEFLIGDNESAELNGIRVKIREGESLENATLLTTDHLNIEKFQNISAFESLIRKVKLYRQWGDCYGYYLVATGYADIMIDPIMSVWDSMALIPVIKGAGGTITDYHGNDAITGNSIIAASKGIHSRVIKELNN; encoded by the coding sequence ATGAAAGAATTAAACGAGTTAAAAAAGTTCTCTAAAGTGCTAGCAGATGAAAGCGGTAAAATAATTCGTAATTACTTTAGAAATGATATAGCAATCGAAACAAAAAGTGACGAGTCACCTGTTACAATTGCTGATAAGAAAGCAGAAGAATGTCTGCGTAAAATGATCGAAAAGGAATTTCCCGAGCATGGAATAATTGGCGAAGAATTCGGAATTACCAATGAGAACTCCGAATATAAATGGATTCTTGATCCAATCGACGGCACAAAAAGTTTTATTACCGGAACAGTTACATTTGGGACACTAATTGGTCTTACAAAAAATGATTATCCAATCTTAGGTGTTATCAATCAACCAATTCTTAATGAATTTTTAATCGGTGATAATGAATCTGCTGAATTAAACGGGATTCGAGTAAAAATTAGAGAAGGCGAAAGTTTAGAGAATGCTACATTATTGACAACTGATCATCTGAACATTGAAAAATTTCAAAATATTTCTGCGTTCGAGTCTTTAATAAGAAAAGTAAAATTATATAGACAATGGGGTGATTGTTATGGTTACTATCTTGTAGCAACAGGATATGCAGATATAATGATTGATCCGATTATGTCCGTTTGGGATTCAATGGCTTTGATTCCAGTTATAAAAGGTGCCGGCGGAACCATAACCGATTATCATGGAAATGATGCAATAACCGGCAACAGTATTATCGCGGCATCAAAAGGAATTCATAGCCGAGTAATAAAAGAATTAAACAACTAA
- a CDS encoding ABC transporter ATP-binding protein → MIEISGLYKSFGENSVLRGVDLNIEPGETFAIIGRSGCGKSVLLKHIVGLLEPDSGTVKIEGQNISTLDESELTEIRKKFGFLFQGAALFDSLNVEENISLSLVENDYGFTKEEIDKKVEEKLSLVGLPGIQKIKPSELSGGMRKRVGLARALIHDPQYILYDEPTTGLDPVMSDSIDELIKELAEKLNVTSIVVTHDMFSVKNVAARIAMMHEGKIYFNGTPNEVLQSTDPVIKGFIQRTGF, encoded by the coding sequence ATGATTGAAATCAGTGGATTATATAAGTCTTTCGGTGAAAATAGCGTCCTACGCGGTGTTGATCTAAATATCGAACCTGGCGAAACTTTTGCGATTATTGGTCGAAGCGGGTGCGGGAAAAGTGTTTTACTCAAGCACATTGTCGGATTATTAGAACCGGATTCTGGTACGGTTAAAATTGAAGGTCAAAATATTTCGACACTTGATGAAAGCGAGTTGACAGAAATTCGAAAGAAATTCGGATTCTTATTTCAAGGTGCCGCACTTTTTGATTCGCTTAATGTAGAAGAAAACATTTCACTTTCATTGGTTGAAAATGATTATGGTTTTACAAAAGAAGAAATTGATAAAAAAGTTGAAGAAAAATTGTCACTTGTCGGTTTACCGGGAATTCAAAAAATAAAACCATCTGAACTTTCCGGCGGAATGAGAAAAAGAGTTGGACTTGCTCGCGCGCTTATTCACGATCCTCAATATATTTTGTATGATGAACCTACAACGGGACTCGATCCGGTTATGTCCGATTCAATTGATGAACTAATTAAAGAACTAGCAGAAAAGTTAAATGTAACTTCAATTGTAGTTACACATGATATGTTTAGTGTAAAAAATGTAGCTGCAAGAATTGCTATGATGCATGAAGGTAAAATTTATTTTAACGGAACACCAAACGAAGTTTTACAAAGCACGGATCCGGTCATAAAAGGATTTATACAAAGGACAGGTTTTTAA
- the radA gene encoding DNA repair protein RadA, giving the protein MSKMKTKYVCNECGYESLRWVGRCPNCESWNSFVEEIFETKKSGSTKSKSESKPIKLTEDVPLSEERIKTGINEFDRVLGEGIMPGSVVLLGGDPGVGKSTLVMQAAGKISDKVLYVTGEESFRQINLRAKRLKVNNENILVYPETNLEFITDQIKNENPAVVIIDSIQTIYNPDFDSAPGTVTQIRECTASLMQLAKAKGCAVIVVGHVTKEGFIAGPKVLEHIVDTVLQFEGERNHSYRILRAQKNRFGSTNEIGIFEMHGAGLSEVTNPSEIFLSERDKIVSGSVVTASMEGTRPVLLEVQALVTPSNYGNPQRVATGFDYRRLSILLAVLEKRAQLRLSSSNVFLNMAGGLRIEEPAIDLAVCAAIASNLKEEIAKESLVVVGEVGLGGEVRGVSNIEKRIAEAEKLGFNSIVIPKANMKSVKKKSKIKIIPVEDIQSALAEILN; this is encoded by the coding sequence ATGAGCAAGATGAAAACAAAATACGTTTGTAACGAATGCGGTTATGAATCATTAAGATGGGTTGGAAGATGTCCGAATTGTGAAAGTTGGAATTCATTTGTAGAAGAAATTTTTGAAACGAAAAAAAGCGGCAGTACAAAAAGCAAAAGTGAATCGAAACCAATTAAATTAACTGAAGATGTTCCGCTTAGTGAAGAACGAATTAAAACCGGAATAAATGAATTTGACAGAGTTTTAGGAGAAGGAATAATGCCCGGTTCCGTCGTATTATTAGGTGGTGATCCGGGAGTGGGTAAATCAACATTAGTTATGCAAGCAGCCGGAAAAATTTCAGATAAAGTATTATATGTAACCGGAGAAGAATCATTCCGCCAAATTAATCTTCGTGCAAAACGATTAAAAGTTAATAACGAAAATATTTTAGTTTATCCCGAAACAAATTTGGAATTCATAACAGATCAAATAAAGAATGAAAATCCCGCCGTTGTTATAATTGATTCTATACAGACAATCTACAACCCCGATTTTGATAGCGCACCCGGAACGGTTACGCAAATTAGAGAATGCACTGCATCATTGATGCAGCTTGCAAAAGCTAAGGGTTGCGCGGTTATTGTGGTGGGTCATGTTACAAAGGAAGGATTTATAGCCGGACCAAAAGTTCTGGAACACATAGTCGATACGGTATTACAATTTGAAGGTGAACGGAATCATTCATATAGAATTTTGCGCGCTCAGAAAAACAGATTCGGTAGCACAAATGAAATCGGAATTTTTGAAATGCACGGAGCTGGATTATCGGAGGTTACAAATCCAAGTGAAATATTTTTAAGTGAACGTGATAAAATTGTAAGCGGATCTGTAGTCACTGCAAGTATGGAAGGAACTCGTCCCGTTCTGCTCGAAGTTCAAGCATTAGTTACTCCATCTAATTACGGCAATCCGCAAAGAGTTGCAACCGGATTTGATTACAGAAGATTATCAATTTTACTAGCTGTATTAGAAAAGCGTGCACAGCTTCGTCTTTCATCATCAAATGTATTTTTAAATATGGCGGGCGGTTTAAGAATTGAAGAACCCGCAATTGATCTAGCAGTCTGCGCTGCGATTGCATCTAATCTTAAAGAAGAAATTGCAAAAGAAAGTTTGGTCGTTGTCGGAGAAGTTGGTTTAGGCGGTGAAGTAAGAGGTGTTAGCAATATCGAAAAAAGAATTGCCGAAGCTGAAAAGCTCGGATTTAATTCTATCGTCATTCCAAAAGCAAATATGAAATCGGTTAAGAAGAAATCAAAAATAAAAATTATTCCGGTTGAGGATATTCAATCTGCATTGGCTGAGATATTGAATTAG
- a CDS encoding BrnA antitoxin family protein has translation MKKLKNIPKFKSEVEERDFWLKNESSEFINWQKAKPVTFPNLKPSTKTISLRLPESMLDDLKSLANKRDVPYQSFIKVILKERIDRESSLNS, from the coding sequence ATGAAGAAGTTAAAAAACATTCCAAAATTTAAAAGTGAAGTCGAAGAAAGAGATTTCTGGTTAAAGAACGAATCCTCAGAATTTATTAATTGGCAAAAGGCTAAACCAGTAACTTTTCCTAATCTCAAGCCGTCTACAAAAACCATATCGCTAAGATTACCGGAATCAATGTTAGATGACTTAAAATCTCTTGCTAATAAAAGAGATGTGCCATATCAATCATTTATAAAGGTAATTCTAAAAGAACGAATAGATAGAGAAAGTAGTCTAAATTCTTGA
- a CDS encoding BrnT family toxin → MKKIFDKCESFQWDEGNSTKNWIKHNVTVSECEQVFFNKPIIIDSIQKETNEKRWYLLGRTDDNKELFVVFTIRRKQIRIISARNMSKKERVIYHEEVKKHSKI, encoded by the coding sequence ATGAAGAAAATTTTTGATAAATGTGAAAGTTTTCAATGGGATGAAGGAAATTCAACAAAAAACTGGATTAAACATAATGTTACTGTAAGTGAGTGTGAACAAGTTTTTTTTAACAAACCAATTATAATTGATTCCATACAGAAAGAAACAAATGAGAAAAGATGGTATTTGCTTGGCCGAACCGACGATAATAAAGAATTATTTGTTGTTTTTACAATAAGAAGAAAACAAATCCGAATAATATCGGCAAGAAATATGAGTAAAAAAGAAAGAGTGATATATCATGAAGAAGTTAAAAAACATTCCAAAATTTAA
- a CDS encoding DUF3365 domain-containing protein, with the protein MKRIYFTLITIIFVFLFTAQTQPDQDIRVEFREISKLFMGDLKSVLMKNIKEGGPLQAINVCSDTAMALTDEIGKQTGVLIKRTTFKPRNRNNTPDKFEEKVLLDFQKKFEEGTLDDNYEYLEIIKIDSTEYARFMKPIFVQGPCLLCHGSENTMSKDVRALIKHKYKDDTAVDYKNGDLRGAISINKKL; encoded by the coding sequence ATGAAAAGAATATATTTCACATTAATAACTATAATATTTGTTTTTTTATTCACCGCACAAACTCAACCCGATCAAGATATAAGAGTAGAGTTCCGAGAAATTTCCAAATTGTTTATGGGTGATTTAAAATCTGTATTAATGAAGAATATTAAAGAAGGCGGACCACTTCAAGCGATTAATGTTTGTTCAGATACGGCAATGGCGCTAACAGATGAAATTGGAAAGCAAACCGGTGTGTTAATTAAGCGAACAACGTTTAAACCAAGAAATAGAAACAATACTCCGGATAAGTTTGAAGAAAAAGTTTTGCTCGATTTCCAAAAGAAGTTTGAAGAAGGCACGCTCGATGATAATTATGAATATTTAGAAATTATCAAGATCGATTCTACTGAATATGCTCGTTTTATGAAACCAATTTTTGTTCAAGGTCCTTGCTTACTTTGTCATGGAAGTGAGAATACGATGAGTAAAGATGTTCGTGCTTTAATAAAACATAAGTACAAAGATGATACTGCGGTGGACTATAAGAACGGTGATCTTCGAGGTGCAATTTCGATTAACAAAAAGTTGTAA
- a CDS encoding TlpA disulfide reductase family protein, with protein sequence MKKSIKVVAFFLFFAVFTLGCNNKDAEASTYGENISLSEFQGKVVIVDFWATWCPPCRKGVPDLIQLQNENDQVVVIGISLDAVSRGGATENDVVPFMKEYGINYPIVKGDMNVIQQYGGIQSIPTSFVIDRRGFVVARHVGLASIETYRSDIEKALAGNYNREDYIKAPDFSLPTIK encoded by the coding sequence ATGAAGAAATCAATAAAAGTAGTAGCGTTCTTTCTTTTCTTCGCAGTATTTACTTTGGGATGTAATAACAAAGATGCGGAAGCAAGCACTTACGGAGAAAATATATCTTTATCCGAGTTTCAAGGTAAAGTTGTTATTGTAGATTTTTGGGCAACCTGGTGTCCACCTTGTCGCAAAGGTGTACCGGACTTAATTCAATTACAAAATGAAAATGATCAAGTCGTGGTTATAGGAATATCTCTTGATGCAGTTTCACGTGGCGGCGCAACTGAAAATGATGTAGTTCCGTTTATGAAAGAATATGGAATTAACTATCCCATCGTTAAGGGTGATATGAATGTTATTCAGCAATACGGTGGCATTCAATCAATTCCAACTTCTTTTGTTATTGACAGACGCGGATTTGTAGTTGCAAGACATGTTGGTTTAGCATCAATTGAAACTTATAGAAGCGATATTGAAAAAGCTCTTGCCGGAAATTATAATAGAGAAGATTATATCAAAGCTCCCGATTTTTCATTACCGACAATTAAATAA
- a CDS encoding TlpA disulfide reductase family protein: MSTEKEEKKILGLTKKQRSHVYTGLFVIAFLIFFFVNNSFNEPEPGPYPPNYKAKVDPSSREIAPEFQLESVSGESISLSDYKGKIVILDFWATWCAPCRKAIPDLIELKSEYPSDQFEIIGISLDSDTKDDVPYFVEQFKINYPIVYGDMNITNRYGGIQSIPTSFVLDKEGRIFSTYIGYMDKSIYVKDIEKLLEE, encoded by the coding sequence ATGAGCACGGAAAAAGAAGAAAAGAAAATTTTAGGGTTAACAAAAAAACAAAGAAGTCATGTTTACACGGGACTTTTTGTAATAGCATTCTTGATATTCTTTTTTGTTAACAACAGTTTTAACGAACCAGAACCGGGTCCGTACCCGCCAAACTATAAAGCCAAAGTTGATCCGTCAAGCAGAGAAATCGCACCCGAATTTCAACTTGAATCTGTTTCCGGCGAATCAATAAGTTTATCGGATTATAAAGGCAAAATTGTAATTTTGGATTTTTGGGCAACTTGGTGCGCACCTTGCAGAAAAGCCATTCCGGATTTAATTGAACTGAAAAGTGAATATCCTTCCGATCAGTTTGAAATTATAGGTATCTCACTTGATTCGGATACTAAAGATGATGTACCCTACTTCGTGGAACAATTCAAAATAAATTACCCGATTGTTTACGGCGATATGAATATTACAAATCGGTATGGTGGAATTCAATCAATTCCAACTTCTTTTGTGCTGGATAAAGAAGGAAGAATTTTCAGTACTTATATCGGGTACATGGATAAATCAATTTACGTAAAAGACATTGAAAAACTATTAGAGGAATAA
- a CDS encoding DUF1858 domain-containing protein, with translation MNQITKDIEIEDLVRILPKAVSYLSDKGIRCLRCGEPIWGSLEEAAKEKGFDDEKIEIFVKELNELHHN, from the coding sequence ATGAATCAAATAACTAAAGATATTGAAATTGAAGATTTAGTCAGAATTCTGCCAAAAGCTGTTTCATATTTAAGCGATAAAGGAATAAGATGCTTACGATGTGGTGAACCGATTTGGGGTTCTCTTGAAGAAGCCGCAAAAGAAAAAGGTTTCGATGATGAAAAAATCGAAATTTTTGTAAAAGAGTTAAATGAATTACATCATAATTGA
- a CDS encoding DUF6132 family protein: MKIDLKKILKFGLPVFIGSVLGYAYYYFIGCNTGSCPITSNPYTTTIYGALIGAIWSFPTSKKDKKEVNESNN; this comes from the coding sequence ATGAAAATAGATCTCAAAAAAATATTGAAGTTCGGCTTGCCTGTTTTTATCGGGTCTGTGTTGGGATATGCTTATTATTATTTTATTGGATGTAATACTGGAAGTTGTCCCATTACAAGCAATCCATATACGACAACAATTTATGGCGCACTAATCGGAGCAATCTGGTCATTTCCTACATCAAAAAAAGATAAAAAAGAAGTAAATGAATCAAATAACTAA
- a CDS encoding septal ring lytic transglycosylase RlpA family protein, producing MKTKLNHILILLITFLFWSCGSSPRFTSNDPHTSKKNTKTPTKEFSKNTEKENDYTEFHNVSILEVQTGIASFYADDFHGNLTANGEIFDMYGISAAHPTYPSGTVVRVTNLANNKSEILRINDHMPQHPERIIDLSYGAAQKLDMIDDGIAEVKVEVLKWGDGEYKK from the coding sequence GTGAAAACAAAACTTAACCACATATTAATTCTTTTAATTACTTTCTTATTTTGGTCATGCGGTTCATCGCCAAGATTTACAAGTAATGATCCGCATACTTCAAAAAAGAATACCAAAACTCCAACTAAAGAATTTTCAAAGAATACCGAAAAGGAAAATGATTATACTGAATTTCATAATGTAAGCATTCTCGAAGTTCAAACGGGCATTGCTTCTTTCTATGCAGATGATTTTCACGGCAATCTTACAGCAAACGGTGAAATTTTTGACATGTACGGAATATCCGCAGCACATCCGACTTATCCTTCCGGAACAGTTGTGCGTGTAACTAATTTGGCAAACAACAAATCTGAAATTCTTAGAATAAACGATCACATGCCGCAGCATCCCGAAAGAATTATTGATTTATCTTACGGCGCAGCGCAAAAACTTGATATGATTGATGATGGTATAGCAGAAGTAAAAGTTGAAGTTTTAAAATGGGGTGATGGGGAGTATAAAAAATAA